A segment of the Candidatus Binatia bacterium genome:
ACGTCAACCCGCCGGCGATGCCGCTGCTGCCCACGCCGGTGGTATACGAGCGCACCACCTGTTCGCCGTCACGCACCTGCACGCCCACGTCGAGAGTATCGACACCCGCCATGATCCCGAGCCAGAACACCAACGCGCCCGAGCGCAACCGGAAGTCCGTGATCTCCACGTTGAGCACACGCGGACTGTTCTCGTCGAGCTTACCCTTCTTCGACAACTCGCCTTCGATCGCCGCCCGCAGGCGCGGCAGTCCGTTTACCTCGTCGATGATCGTCTTATTGTCGGCCGCCAGTGACGGCGCGACGGTGACCACGACCTTGCCGACGCTGGCGACCGGCTGCCCGGTAGGTGCAACGTGCTCCGACTCCCTGGCGGAACACCCGGCCATCGACGCCAACGCCGAAAAGATCAACACGGGAACCAACGCAACCTTCGCAACCGATTTCGTCATGTCCGCACCCCTTCTCCTGTTCGTCCGTGAGCTGACACCGCCAGAGCAAACCTCGCTCTCCGGCCGGAGTACGAGATGCCCCGCGCCCCCGGCAAGGACCGGAAAGATCGCCGGCCGCGAGTCTCTTACGACGCCGCCGAATACGCGGTCAAGGGTCGACCCAGGAACGCATCGTCTCCAGTATCGAGGACCGTGCTACCAGCCGCGGCGATGGCGCACGAAAATCCTGCGCGCCGGCTCTATCGCGGTGGTCGACCCAACCGAGTCGCGAAGATCGTCGACGGATTGTGGGCTGGGGTGTTAGCCCGCGGCGTTGCCCGCGATTACCCGGTCGCTCTCCTCATGCCGCACCCGTACGCGCCCGCCGGCGAATGGCCTTCTCGGCTTCGACGGCCAGGAACACCGTCGCGGCAACGGCGACGATCCGTATCCAGGCAGCGACGTCGATGGCGGCCGTTTCGAACAGCACCTGCATCACCGGCAGGTAGGTGAACAGTAACTGAAATACCAGCACGAGTCCGATCGCAAGCAATACCGGGCGGCTGCCGAAGAGCCCGTTGCGGGTGTACGAGGGCTCGTTAAGGAAGCGGGCATTCAGCAGATAGAATGCCTCGAACATTACCAGCGTGTTCACCGCCACCGTGCGGGCGACCTCGAGACTCTCCCCCTGTGCCCGCTCCCACAAGAACAGGCCGAAGGTTCCGCCGACGAGAATGAGGCTGACGTACACGAAGCGAAAGAACAGCGCCGGCGAAAGAATCGGGGCGTCTGGCCGGCGCGGCGGGCGGCGCATCGTACCCCGTTCGATCGGCTCGAAGGCGAGGGCCAGAGCCAGAGTAACAGCGGTGATCATGTTCACCCAGAGGATCTGCACGGCGGTGATTGGCAGCGAGCGGCCGAGCAGGATGGCCGACACGATCGTCAGCGCCTCGCCGCCGTTGGTCGGGAGGATAAAGAGGATGGCCTTCTGCAGGTTGGCATACACCGCGCGCCCCTCTTCGACGGCATGGGCGATCGACGCGAAGTTGTCGTCGGCAAGAACCATCTCTGCCGCCTCTTTCGCGGCTTCCGTACCCTTCCTGCCCATCGCCACGCCGACGTCGGCGCGCTTCAGTGCCGGCGCATCGTTGACGCCGTCGCCGGTCATCGCCACCACCTGACGGCAGTTCTGCAATGCCTCGACGAGACGCAGCTTGTGCTCCGGGCTCGAGCGCGCGAAAACATCGACTTGCGTGACCCTCTCCAGCAGAGCCGCATCGTCGAGTCGATCGAGATCGGGACCGGTAATCGTGTCCCGATCGTTGGCAAGGTGCAGTTGCGCGGCGATGGCCCGGGCCGTGACGGCATGGTCGCCGGTGATCATCTTCACGCGGATGCCCGCCTGCTGACAGTGCTCGATGGCGGCGATCGCTTCCTCTCGCGGCGGGTCGATGAGGCCGAAGAGCCCAAGCAACGTCAGGTCGCCATCGACGTCCTCGAATCGCAACTCGGTCTGACCGGCGACCCCCTTCTTGCACGCAACCGCGAGAACACGCTGCGCCTGCGCTCCCAGCGCCTCGACGTGTCGCTGCCACTTTGCCGCCTCCAGCGGAACCTCGCCGTTCCCGGTCAGCTCCCACGCGCACATATCCAGCAGCCGCTCGGGTGCGCCTTTGACGTATATCATCCCCCGCCCTTCGTGATCGTGGTGCAGCGTAGCCATGAAGCGATGCTGCGACTCGAACGGGATCGCGTCCGTCCGTGGGAAGCGCTCCCGCTCCCCTTGCTCGTCGAGGCCCGCCTTGGCGGCAACCGTGAGCAACGCGCCTTCCGTGGGCGCCCCTTCCAATACCCATGCGTCGTCGCTCTGCCGCAAGTGCGCGTCGTTGCACAACACCGCGGCGCGAGCGATCTGCAACAGCACGGCATCTTCCGCCGGGTCGATCTCACGGCCGTCGATGTCGAACGCTCCGTGAGGGTCGTAGCCCGCACCGGCGACATCGTAAACGTTCTCCGCGGCGACCACAGTACGGGCGGTCATTTCGTTGCGGGTGAGCGTTCCCGTCTTGTCGGAGCAGATCACCGTGACGGCACCGAGGGTCTCTACGGCCGGCAACCTGCGAATGATGGCGTTGCGGCCCGCCATGCGCTGCACGCCGATCGCCAGGGTGATGGTCATAATCGCAGGGAGGCCTTCCGGAATCGCCGCAACGGCGAGACCGACGGCGGCAAGAAACATCTCGCCGGGCGCGTACTCCTGAACGAGAAGCCCGAACGCGAACGTGAAACCGGCTAACACGAGGATCGCCGCCGTCAGCCAGCGGCCGAAAGCCGACATCTGCCGCAGTAACGGGGTGGTGAGTTCCCGGACCTCGGCAAGCATCGAACTGATGCGGCCGATCTCGGTCGCGTCGCCCGTGGCGATAACCACTCCCGTACCCTGACCGTACGTCACCAGGGTACCCGAGTATGCCATCGAAGAACGGTCCCCAAGCGCGGCCTCGGCCAACACGGGAGTTACGTCCTTCTCGGCGGCAACCGACTCGCCCGTAAGTGCAGCCTCGTCGATTTCGAGATTGCGAACGTGAATCAGGCGCAAATCGGCGGGAACCTTGTCGCCCGAGCGCAACAGTACGATGTCTCCGCGGACCAGATCCTCAGCCTCGATCTCGCGCCGGTGACCGCCGCGCAGGACAGTCGCGTGCAACGAGAGCATGCCGCGGATGGCATCGAGCGCACGCTCGGCCTTACCCTCTTGAATGAAACCGATCAACGCGTTCAAAACCACGACGCCGAGGATGACGCCGGTGTCCACCCAGTGCGCCAGCAAGGCGGTGATCGCCGCCGCAACCAGCAGGACATAGATCAGCACGTTGTGGAACTGCAGGAGGAAGCGCACCAACGGCCCGCGCCGCGCCGGCGGCGTCAGCCGGTTGGGTCCGTCCTGCGCGAGGCGACGCTCGGCCTCGGACTGCGACAGCCCCTCACGGGTTCCGCCCACTTCGCGCAGAACATCGTCCGCCGAGGAGGCGTGCCAGGCCGACCTGTCCATACGGTTGTCAGTCTCTTCCCGCATCGCCAGGACCTCCGCTGAACTCTTACCCGAGGCGGGCAACGAATCCGAGACTCCACCGGGACTGAATTCCATTGCCCCCCGGGCAATGCTTTATGGCATCGTCGGACGAGCGCCGGCGCGGTCGCCGGTAATTCGCGGCCGCATCGGTGAGCAACGAGAAGGAGGGCGAACAGGACCGCCATGGGCACCCTCGCGGCGCCCCGGTTCCCGCTGCGGCAAGCGAACGCCACACCGGGGCTCCGCCGAGCCCCGGCGCGGTCAGTCGCTACTGCGTAACCTTGATGCGGTGTTCGTCCTGCCCGAGCAGGCCGCCGGCACCGGCGACCTTCAGCACGACGCGATACGTGCCGGCCTTGGCGTATGTGTGGGAGGCGGTGGCACCCTGCGCCTTGGCGGTTCCGTCACCGAACGTCCACTCGTAAGTCGCGGCGGCCGGGATCTGATCGGCCTTGAACTCCACCGTCAACGGCGCCTTCCCGCTGGTCGGCTTCGCCTCGGACCAAACGATGACGGTCTCGATCGGCTGGTCCGGTACAGCTTCCATTGCCTCCTTCACGCCCTTTTCGCCGGGAAGCTGATCGTATCCCTCCAGCTTGTCGAGTTCCTTCAGCTCCTTCGGCGAGTCCTGTGCCGCCACAGGCCCGCTTCCCGCTGCCACCAGTAGAGCCACACAACACACTGCCATCAGGGTCCGTCGCTGCATCGTTGCCTCCTTCTTCTGGAGAGTTCGGCGCGGCACGCTACACCAGCATCGGCCCCGAGGAAAGCCAATGTTAGATGCTCGTCGATCGTCGAAGGACGGCGCTTTCGTCGGAGCGCCGTTCTCCGGCGCGCATCGAGGCAGACGGGATTTCATGAGCCGGCCCGGATAACCGCGTAGCAACCCTCCCAGCCACTTCCCTTCGCCGTCGGTCCAATACAGCCGGGCACCGCGGCCCAAAACGACCGCTCAGCCGGCGTTCGGACGGCCCTTGGGGCCTGATGAATCAACGGCAAACCATGCCTGGGCGTGGCACGGCCGCTGCTCCTACGGGTTCTCAGGAACGGCCAGCGTGCCGGTAAACAGGAGGCAATCATGACGACGGATTTCGACGGCAAGGAATCGGGCGCGTCCAGCGGATCGGTTGGTTTCGGTTACGACGCGGAAATATCGTGCAGCGGCGGACCGCGGGCGCATGGCGGCGGATTCGACAGTGACGACGATCTGATCGACCTGATAAGGGTCGAATCACTCGGCGGCGGCGAATCGCGGCGCGGGCCGCTGACGGGAACCCGGGCACTCATGTTGGCGGTTCTCGAGGACGGCATTCGCGCCTATCTCGGCAAGCGCCGCACGCTCGTCGACGAGGCCCAGTTGTGGATCGACTCGCGGCGGCGGACGTCGCCGTTCTGCTTCGACGTCGTGTGCGAAACGCTGGGGCTGAATCCCGACGCGGTACGCAAGGCACTGCACCGGATGAAGGCCGCCAACACTCCGGCGAACAAGGTGCTGCCGCGCGTGCGCAACAACGTCCGCGTCCCCGGCCGGGTCTGCCTGCGCGGTCGCACCGGAAACCGCCGGGCCGCGTGACGGGATTCGTCGGTCGCCGTTCGTTACGGAGCCAACGGGTTTTCACGCAGAACCGTAACCTGCGGCGGCCCTCCCGAAGCCTGTCCTGAGCCCCCGCTAAGTACTCCGGTTCATTAGTCCGGCGACGTATTCAGTTCGTCCCGAGTAGCGCCATCTTTTCGGCGGCATATCGAGGGGCGGGGCCGCAAAGCCGCTCGCCAGGCTGCCCCTCGATACGCCCCTGAGAAAACGGGGCTACTCGGGGCGAACGGGAAGCGTCGTACGGAATACGTCGCCGTAATTGTGCCCATCACTACTAAGGGCGGGACGCCGCATTTCTCGACGTCCCGCCCCCCTCCACAGCCTTACACCCTCCATCTACGTTCTTGACCTGATCGGCCTGGCGCGCGAAGGAAAGACGCCAGCGGGTCACGGGAGGGTGGACATGCGGGACTTCAAGGGCAAGGTCGCTGTAGTCGACGGCGCCGCCGCGGCGATCGGTCGCGCCGTCGCCGAGCGCCGCCGACGCGCGGGCATGGGGGTGGTCAGCGCCGACATCGACAAGCCGGCCCCAGCCGCTTTTCCCGGGGTGGCGGGAGGCTGGCGGTTGCGTAACCTCGATCCGCCGGCGCAGCAAGAATGACCAGCCCCGCACCCGACGAACACGTCTTCTCCTTCGACGGCCTCAACTGGAGTCGCCTGCGGGGCGCCGTCAGGAACTTCGCGTCGTCCGAAGTCGGCGACCGGGCCATCGTCCTGTTCTGGCTCCTCATCTTCTTCCTGGTCGGCATCAACGGTCTCAACGTTCTCAACAGCTACGTCGGACGCGACTTCATGACGGCCATCCAGAACCGCAACGCCAGGATGTTCTGGTACTGGACCGGCGTGTACGTCGTGGTCTTCGCGGCGTCCACCATGGTCGCCGTCCTCTACCGGTTCGTCGAAGAGCGTCTCGGGCTGCTCTGGCGCGAGTGGCTCACGCGCCAGCTCGTCAGGACCTACGTCGGCAACCGCACCTACTTCCGGCTGCGCGAGCAGGGCACGATCGATAACCCCGACCAGCGCATCGCCGAAGACGTGCGCACCTTCACCGTCACCACGCTGTCGTTCTTCCTCATGCTGCTGAACGGCACCTTCACCATTCTGGCGTTCTCCGGCGTGCTCTGGTCGATCAGTCCGACGCTCTTCGGAGTTGCGGTTGGCTACGCGACTCTCGGCTCCCTGGCGACCATCGCGCTGGGCCGCCCGCTGGTGCGGCTCAATTACAACCAGTTCGACAAGGAAGCGAGCTTCCGGGCCGAGCTGATCCACATCCGCGAGAACGCCGAGTCGGTAGCGCTGCTCCACCGCGAGCGCCGCCTGACCGCGCGCCTCCTCCGGCGGGTCGACGGTCTGGTCGCCAACCTCAAACGCATCATCGCCGTCAACCGCAATCTCGGCTTCTTCACGACCGGATACAGCTATCTCATCCAGATCATCCCGACCGTCCTCGTCGCGCCTTTGTTCATCCGCGGCCAGGTTGAGTTCGGCGTGATCACCCAGGCGGCAATGGCCTTCGCCCAACTCCTCGGGGCTTTCTCCCTGATCGTCACCCAGTTCCAATCGATCTCTTCTTATGCCGCGGTGCTCGCCCGTCTCAGTGACCTCGTCGATGCCGTCGAGCACACGACCTGGCGAGACCTCTCGGCGATCGAAATCGTCGAGGCCGACGGCCCGATCGTTTACGATCGCCTGACCCTGCGCTCGCCCCGCGACGGGCGCATCGTGTTGAAGGACCTCTCCGCGTCCATTCCGCGCGGCTACCGGCTCTTCGTCACCGGGCCCAGCGACACCGGGAAGGTTGCCCTGTTCCGCGCCACCGCCGGCATCTGGGACTGGGGCAGCGGCCGGATCGTCCACCCCGGCCTCGACGCGGTCGTCTTCCTCCCCGAGCGCCCTTATCTCCCGCCGGGTACCATGCGCGAGGTTCTGGTTCGCACCGGCAAGGACAGCGAGATTTCCGATGCGCTCATCGAAGAAACCCTGCACTTGCTTGGCCTCGATAAACTTGTGGTCCGAGCGGGCGGGCTCGACGTCGAACGCGATTGGGACAACATCCTTGGCCTCGGCGAGCAGCAACTGCTGGCCGTCGCGCGCGTCTTGCTGGCCGCACCCAACTTCGTCTTTCTGCAAAGACCGAGTACCGCCCTCGACGCCGCAGAGGTCGAAACCGTCCACGGACTGCTCGCCGAACGCGGTATCGGTTACGTCACCTTCGGCAAGCCGGACGATGCCCGCAACGGACACCAGGCGAGGCTCACGCTGTCCGACGACGGCGCGTGGGAGTGGACCGATCTGGACCGGACCTGACGCTGACAGCGAAGATATCAGAGCCTCGCCCTCCCGTGACCTCGACCGCAGACGAACGACGAGCAGACGAACGACGCGCAACGAGCCTGACGCCGCCAATCACGCGGCCGGCAGCACGTACCCGATCATGAACACGAAGTGCGCGATGCTACCGGCGAGCACGCAGACGTGGAATACACCGTGGTGTCCCAGCAACTCCGGTAGCGGGTCCGGACGCCGCAGGCCGTAGATCACGCCGCCCACCGTATACGCGAGCCCACCGGCCACCAGCCACGCAAAGCCCTCGGGGGGCAGAGCGCGCACGAGCGGACCGATCGCCACAACCGCCAGCCAACCCATGCCCAGATAGACCGCCGCGGTCGGCAACGGCGGCAGGTGATTGAAAAACAGTTTGAGCGCAATGCCACCGGCCGCCAGCGCCCACACGACCCCGAAAAGGCCCCATCCCAGCCCGCCGCCCAGGGTCACCAAGCACACCGGCGTGTAGGTCCCGGCGATCAGAACGAAGATCGCCATATGATCGAAGCGCCGCAGCCAGTCCTCGACTCGCGGCGAGACGTGCAAGCCGTGGTAGATAGTACTCGCCGCATACAACAGCACCAGGCTCGTCCCGTAGACGGCAAACCCGATCACCCGCCGCGGCCCGTTGGCCGTCGCCACCAGCGCCACCAACCCCACGATCGACAACAACACACCGAGCATGTGCGAGTAACTGTTGAACGGTTCCTTCACGCGCCAGTTCATGGACGACGACACTACGCAGTCTGCCGCCGGAAAGCGAGCGAATAGCGTCGATCGGGAAACGATAGCCCGCCGGTGCGATCGGAACCGTCCGGCCGGGCCGGGCGCGCCCGGATCGCTTTTCAAGGTTCAAGACTGCATCCGGCACCCCGCCCCCGTCATCAGAAACTCGTCGAAATAGCGCGCTGGCCATCGCGGCGCAGCGGCAACGGCGTCCGGTCGACGAGTTGATCGCGCGCACCCCTGCCGATGGCCTGGTCGCCGGCGTGGGGACCGTGAACGGCGATCGTTTCGACGCACACCGCGCCCGCTGCGCCGTGCTGGCTTACGACTACACCGTGCTCGCCGGCGCGATCGACAGCCCGGGCGCCGACAAGGCAGCGCGCTTCATGCAACTCTGCGACGCCTTCGACATCCCGATCCTCTTCCTTTGCGACACGCCGGGGATCATGGTCGGTCCCGAAACCGAAGCGACCGCGATCGTCCGCCACTGGAGTCGGATGTTCGTCGTCGGCGGCAGTCTGACCGTACCCTTCTTCACCATCGTACTGCGCAAAGCGTACGGACTGGGCGCGCAGGCAATGGCCGGCGGCAGCCACAAGGCGCCGTTGTTCACCGTGTCGTGGCCGACCGGGGAGTTCGGCGGCATGGGCCTCGAGGGCGCCGTCAAGCTCGGCTTCCGCAAGGAACTCGAAGCGGTCGCCGACCCGGTCGAGCGCAAGCAGTTGTTCGAGTACATGGTCGGACGCGCCTACGAGCACGGCAAGGCGTTAAACACCGCAACCCACTTCGAAATCGACGACGTCATCGACCCGGCCGAGTCGCGGCACCGGGTGTTGAGTCTGCTGCGGGCAACCCCTCCGCCGCCCCCGCGCGAACGCAAGAAGCGGCCCTGTGTGGATACCTGGTGAGGGGGGCCCCGGGGGACACTGAGGGCTTGGGGGCCTGGGGGGCAACGCGGTGGGCCATCAGGCGGCGCTTGAGGGTGGAGCATCGGTCTGCGGTCCTCTGGAGAATGTGCCCAGCGCCAACGCGGTTGCCAGGGCGCGATCGATGCGCGTCATGTACGCCGCCGGCACCGTCCCGGCGAGCACCGACAGGTGGCCCTTCAGCAACGTGTAAATCTCGCCGCACTTTGCCACGCTCGTCACCGCCAGGCCGGCAACGCCGCGAGGGAGCACAACCTCCCAGGGGTACTCGTCGCCACCTCGCTGGGTCGAGGTCAGGTGCACAACCAGAACCTTCGGGTAACGATCGTTGCGATTAAAGGCATCGTGCGACACGATCAGGAACGGACGCCGTTTGTGCGAGCCGCCTGGCAATGGTGGGCTACCCCACCAGACTTCACCGCGTTGCACCGCGCCTCCGGCCTGGTCGCCCGGGCAACTGTCCCGGGGAAAACGCCTGCGCACCAACCAGGTCGCCGTCCTCGTCGGCATGGCCCGCGGCGCAGTAACGCTCTACCGCCTCGGCAATGCGATCCTGCTCGATCCGTTGGAGCTTCTCGTGCACCGCCTCCCGCACGAACTCGGATACGGTTCGGTACCGCCCTGCGGCGACCAGCTCCTCGACGCGCTCGATCTGCGCAGTCTCCGCATTGATCACGGTCTTTCGCTTCACGGCCTTCATCGGCATGAGCCTAGACGTGTACACCTGGATGGTCAACCAGTTTGGTGTACCGACCCTGTTCCCGGGGCCTGGGGCTTGAGGGGGTTGGCGGTTATGCGGGTCGGCTCAGGAGCAACGGACGACGATCGACCAACTGCTGTCAGCCGGACTCGGGAATAGTCCGCAGAATGCGAACCGCGACGCCGATTGCCGCGCAGAGCAGCGCCGCGCTCACCAGAAACGCGGCGCCAGGTATCTGCACCGGTGCGGCCGGCGACGTGAAATATCCGAACAGTCCGGTGGCCATCAGTGGGGCGACGATACCGGTTACGCCGCGAACGCTGCTCAGGGCACCTTGCACGGCGCCCTGTTCCCCCGGTCCGACCCGGCGCGTGATCAGCGCCTGGATAGCCGGCCCGGCAATCGATCCGAGGCTGCCGGCGACGATCGTCAGGTAGAGCATCCACCCGGAAGTCGCCAACCCGTAGGCCACGAAGCTCGCCGCACTCACCAGCAAGCCCACCAGCAGCGCGCGTCGCTCCTGCCAGCGGGCGATCAGTACCCCCGTCAACCCACCCGACACGATCACCGACATGATGCCCACGACCGCCAGCGACAGACCGACCTCCAGTTCGGACCACTGAAAGCGATAGATCGTGTACAGCACCCAGGTGCTCGGCAGCGCATCGTGCGCCAGCCGCTCGAGAGCGACCACGCCGGCCAACCCGAACACGGCGGGGTGAGTTCGCAGCCCTGCCAGCGCCGCCAGCGGACTGGCCTTGCGCCAGGCGAACGGTCGGCGGCGTTCCGGCGCGTGCGACTCGGGCAGGACCAGGAATCCGTACAGCGCGTTGGCGAGATTGAGCACGGCCGCCGCGACGAACGGCGCCCGCAAACCGAAGCGGGCCAGCAAACCGCCCAACGCCGGGCCCAGCACGAACCCAACCCCGAAACACGCGCCGACCAGACCGAAATTGCGGCCCCGTTGTTCCGGAGTGCTGACATCGGCGATGTACGCATTGGCCGCGGTCACGCTGGCCCCGGTGATGCCGGAGATCAGTCGGCCCAAAAAGAGCCAGCTCAAAGTCGGCGCAAACGCCATCAGCATGTAATCGAGCCCGGCCCCCAACAGCGACAGAAGGATGATCGGGCGCCGCCCGTAGGTATCGCTCAGGTTGCCGAGCACCGGCGAGAAGACGAACTGCATCAGCGCATACGAGGCCGCGAACCACCCGAACACAGCCGACCCGGCGCTGATGCCCTCGCCGTACATCGACGTCACCAGGCTGGGCAGTACGGGCACGATGATGCCGATGCCCAGCATATCGAGCAGTACGGTGACGAGAATGAACGGCACCGCCGGCGTCCGCGCACGCGGCGCCGCGGCGTTTGCGTTAGCTGTCATATCGGCCGGAATCCAAGCTCCGAAACCTAGCCGTATCGCGGCCGGCGAGTAAAGGTGGGCCGCCGGCAAGCGTTCCGTGCGCCGGCGCATTGGAATTCCCCGCTGGCATGGGTATTGGCTGCCCATCGTGGTCTCCGCGAGCGCACACATCGACGTCATCGAATCGCCCGCCGCCGCCGATCGCGTGGCGGCGGCGCGCAACTTCGTCGCCGGCTTCCCGGCCGGAACCGAGCTGTTGCTGATCGGCGCCACCCGCACGGCCATCGACGAGCTGGCGCGCGGCCTGAGCGCCGCGCGCGGCGCCAGCTTCGGCCTGCACCGTTTCACAACGTTCCAGCTCGCGACCCGCTTCGCACGCACCGAACTCGCAGTCCGCGGCCTTGCCGCCGCCGGCGGGCTGGCCGCCGAGGCCATCGCCACGCGCGTGACGTTCGATGCCCTGGCCGCCGACCGCCTGGCGTATTACCGGCCGGTCGCCCGGCTTCCGGGTTTCGCCCGCAACCTCGCCGCAACCGTCGAGGCGCTGCGTCGTAGCGGCGTCACCGCCGCCGCGCTTGCGGCCGAACCCGCCCCCGGTCCCGACCTCGCCGTCCTGCTCTCGGCCTTCGAGGCTTACAACGATGCCGCCGCGCTCGCCGACCGGGCCACGCTGCTCCGGCTCGCTACCGCTACCGTCCGCAACGGCGGCGACCCACTGGTCGGCCTGCCCACGCTCCTGCTCGACGTTGCCGCCGACGCGCGTGCCGATCGCGAGTTTCTCGCGGCGCTGGTGGCCGCGGCGCCACGCGCTTGCATCGCTCAGCCGTCCGGCGATCCCGGCGCGATCGGCGTTCCGCGCGCCGCCGGGCGTGGACGGCCAACGCCAGCCGACTCCCACGCGTCGAGCCTGACCCGCCTCCGCCACCATCTCTTCGCCGCCGCGGCCGCGCCGGCCGACGCCTTCGACGACACCGTGCGCTTCTTCTCTGCCCCCGGCGAAGGACGCGAGTGCGTCGAGATCGCGCGCGCCGTGCTCGGCGAGGCGCGTACCGGTGTGCCGTTCGACGATATGGCCGTGCTGCTGCGCGCGTCCGACCCCTACGTACCGCTGCTCGATGCCGCCTTCGCGCGGGCGACCGTCCCGGCGTACTTCGCACACGGCACCCGGCTACCCGATCCCGCCGGACGCGCCTTCCTCGCCCTGCTCACCTGCGCCGCCAACGGCTGCTCGGCCAGCGATTTCGACGAGTATCTATCGCTGGATCAGGCGCCCGACGAACAGGGCGCCGGCGGGTTGGGCGGCTACGCCGTGGGGCCGGACGCTCTCTCCGAACGGCGGCCGATTATCGATGAACGACCGGAGACGAACGCCGCGACGCCCGACGACCGACCACCGACGAGCCCAGGGCTCCCGGCCGTATTCCGATGGTCCCGCCGCCTCGACGGTCTGGCAGCCGAGCTTCGTTCCCAACTCGAGGCCGCATGCCGGCACGATCCGGATTCCTCGCGCCTTTCACGACTCGAGCACGATCTCGCCGAGATCGCGCGCTTTCGGGCCTTTGCCCTGCCGGTCATCGAGGCGCTCGCAGGTTTGCCGGCGCAGGCGGCGTGGGCCGCGTGGCTCGATACTCTCGCCGTGCTGGCGCCGCAGGTGCTCGCGGCGCCGGAGCGCGTCCTCGCCACCCTCGACGAGTTGCGCCCGCTCGGTAATGCCGGACCTGTAGGTCTGGACGAGGTTCGCGCAGTGCTGGCGCAGCGCCTGACGACGATCGCCACCGATCCGCCGGCGTCGCGCTACGGGCGGGTGTTCGTCGGCAGCCTCGACGACGTTCGCGGCCGCGCCTTCGCCGTGGTCTTCGTCCCCGGACTCGCCGAGCGGGTCTTTCCGCAACGCCCCCGTGAAGACCCGCTCCTCCTCGACGCCCTGCGCGTGCAGCTCTCCCCCGACCTCGCCGTGCAGGCCGACCGTGTCCAGCGCGAGCGGCTGCGCCTGCGGCTCGGCGTCGGCGCCGCCACGCGGCGTCTTTACCTCTCCTATCCGCGCGTGGACGTC
Coding sequences within it:
- a CDS encoding PD-(D/E)XK nuclease family protein translates to MVSASAHIDVIESPAAADRVAAARNFVAGFPAGTELLLIGATRTAIDELARGLSAARGASFGLHRFTTFQLATRFARTELAVRGLAAAGGLAAEAIATRVTFDALAADRLAYYRPVARLPGFARNLAATVEALRRSGVTAAALAAEPAPGPDLAVLLSAFEAYNDAAALADRATLLRLATATVRNGGDPLVGLPTLLLDVAADARADREFLAALVAAAPRACIAQPSGDPGAIGVPRAAGRGRPTPADSHASSLTRLRHHLFAAAAAPADAFDDTVRFFSAPGEGRECVEIARAVLGEARTGVPFDDMAVLLRASDPYVPLLDAAFARATVPAYFAHGTRLPDPAGRAFLALLTCAANGCSASDFDEYLSLDQAPDEQGAGGLGGYAVGPDALSERRPIIDERPETNAATPDDRPPTSPGLPAVFRWSRRLDGLAAELRSQLEAACRHDPDSSRLSRLEHDLAEIARFRAFALPVIEALAGLPAQAAWAAWLDTLAVLAPQVLAAPERVLATLDELRPLGNAGPVGLDEVRAVLAQRLTTIATDPPASRYGRVFVGSLDDVRGRAFAVVFVPGLAERVFPQRPREDPLLLDALRVQLSPDLAVQADRVQRERLRLRLGVGAATRRLYLSYPRVDVVEARPRVASFYGLDVARAILGRIPNVDAFERQLAGATGARLAWPAPDDPAGAIDAMEHDLAILGPLLRETERTRCYGRARYLLALNEHLGRSLRSRYARWQQPAWSAFDGLVQSTAATAAALEPHRLAARPYSASALERFARCPYQFYLATIYGLTPPGTPDTPERLSPATRGLLVHEAQARTLRALAAGGLLPLSAASPERADACLDEILAATADRYRDLLMPPIPRVWDEEIAALRDDLRTWLRCLAADRAWQFRHAELAFGLPVDARHDPASIHTPVPIPGGAILRGAIDLVERHRDGKTLRVTDHKTGAGSANTRTVVGGGAILQPVMYGLVAEAALGQPVSEARLFFCSTRGGFAEHVVRLDKVARDSAVAVLQTIDKSIADAFLPPAPQPGECSRCEFAVVCGPYEEERAARKDQRRLAQLKRIRECP